ATTCCGGTCCGGACCGCCCGGATCGGACTGCTCCGCCGATCTTCCCCGGACACCGGATCGCCCGGGGATCGGAGGAACGCGCTTTTGTCCCCCCTCGCTGAACCCCCGCGCATGAAGGCAACGGACGGGAGCGACGAGGCGAAGCGTCGGGCCGGCGAGTCCGCCGCCGAACTCGTCGAGGACGGCGCAGTCGTCGGACTCGGGACCGGGAGCACGACCGCCCACGCGATCCGCGCACTGGGTGAGGCCGTCGCCGAGGGCCTGGACGTTCGGGGCGTCCCCACGTCCTACCAGTCGGGCGCGCTCGCCCGCGAGGTCGGCGTCCCGGTCGTCGCCCTGGCGGACGCGACGCCGGATCTCGCCATCGACGGGGCGGACCAGTTCGCGGGCGGCGACCTCGTGAAGGGAGGCGGGGCCGCCCACGCGCGCGAGAAGGTGATCGACGCGAGCGCCGCCCGGTTCGTCGTCGTCGCCGACGAGACGAAGCGCGCCGACGCGCTCGACCGCCCCGTCCCCGTGGAGGTGCTCCCCGACGCCGTCCCCGTCGCCGAGGCGCGGGTTCGCGACCTCGGCGGCGATCCGACGCTCCGCGACGCCAACCGCAAGGACGGGCCCGTCGTCACGGAGAACGGCAACCTCGTGCTCGACTGCGCGTTCGGGCGGATCGACGCGCCCGCCGACCTCGCGGCGACGCTCTCCGCGGTGCCCGGCGTCGTCGAACACGGGCTGTTCGTCGGTCTCGCGGACGAGGTGCACGTCGGGAGCGAGACGGGCGTCTCGGTCGAGCGGTTCTGAGCCGCGGCGAGCGGCGCACGCCGGCGTAATCACTCGCGAGCGAAAAACAAAGAGGAACGTGAAGCCGTCAGCCCGTCTGCCTTACAGGTCGCGGGGCTGGACGGTCTTTCGGTCGTTCTCGGATGCACGACGTGCAGCGTCGTCGAGCAGTTCCTGGACTTCCTGATCGAGCGCGTCGTAGAAGTCCGAGGCGACGTTCATGTCCTGCAGCGAGTCCTTAACGGCCGCTTTGACGATTAGGTCTGCCATGCAAGAGGCCCGTTCTCGGACATACTTTATAAACTTTCTCAATATTGGCCCCTCTCGGCGGGGTTCTCGGGCTTTTCAGGCCGATAGATTCATGAGAGAAAGTCGCGAGGTGCGGTGACGTGAGGTAAATGGTGCCGATTCGATGGGTACGTGAGGCTCGGGCGCGGAGGCGGCCGTATGCGCGAACTACTGGAAGCGGTCGCGGCCGGGGACCTCTCGGTCGACGCCGCCGAGGCCGAAGCCGTCGGGTACGTGACCGGTGAAGCGGGGCGCTTCGACGCCGCCCGTACCGACCGCGTCGGCGTTCCCGAGGGCATCCTCGCCGCTGGAAAGACGCCGGAGGAGGTGGCGGAACTCGTCTCGCTCGCCGTGGAGACGACGGGTCACGCGCTCGTCACACGGTCCGACGAGCGGACCGTCGACGCTGTCCGCTCCCGCGTCGACGAGGCGTTCCCCGAGGCGACCGTCACCGCAGACGACCGCGCGCGCACCGTCGTGGTCCACGGATCGGCGTACGAACCGCCGTCGCTCGACGCGCGCGTGGGCGTCGTCACCGCCGGCACCTCCGATGCGATGCCGGCGGGGGAGGCGGCGGTCGTTCTCCGGGAGTCCGGGGTGTCGGTGACGCGGATCGACGACGTGGGAGTCGCGGGACTCGCTCGACTGGTCGATCAACTGGAGACGCTGCGCGCGCAGGACGCGCTCGTCGTCGCGGCGGGGCGCGAGGGCGCGCTCCCGACGGTGCTCGCCGGACTGGTCGACGTCCCCCTCATCGGCGTCCCCGTGTCGACGGGGTACGGCTACGGCGGCGAGGGCGAGGCGGCGCTCGCGGGGATGCTCCAGTCCTGCGCGCCGATCGCGGTGGTCAACATCGACGCCGGGTTCGCCGCCGGCGTACAGGCGACGCTCGTCGCCCGGGGGATCGACGCGGCCCGAACCGGGGAGGGCAGTTAATTTCTCTCCCCAACCCGATGGTCTAATGACGAGAGTATATTATCGCCGAGTGAGTACCGACCCGTGCCGACACGTCGCTTGTCGGTAGAGCAATGGCCAAGTGCGACCACTGTAAGGCGCACGTCTCGGAGCGCTTCGCGCGCGTCTTCGCCGACGAATACGACCGGATCCTCGCGTGTCCGAGTTGTTCGGCGAACGCCGGCATCGCGGAGGCCTCTCGA
The Halomarina pelagica DNA segment above includes these coding regions:
- a CDS encoding DUF1931 domain-containing protein — its product is MADLIVKAAVKDSLQDMNVASDFYDALDQEVQELLDDAARRASENDRKTVQPRDL
- the rpiA gene encoding ribose-5-phosphate isomerase RpiA gives rise to the protein MKATDGSDEAKRRAGESAAELVEDGAVVGLGTGSTTAHAIRALGEAVAEGLDVRGVPTSYQSGALAREVGVPVVALADATPDLAIDGADQFAGGDLVKGGGAAHAREKVIDASAARFVVVADETKRADALDRPVPVEVLPDAVPVAEARVRDLGGDPTLRDANRKDGPVVTENGNLVLDCAFGRIDAPADLAATLSAVPGVVEHGLFVGLADEVHVGSETGVSVERF
- the larB gene encoding nickel pincer cofactor biosynthesis protein LarB, yielding MRELLEAVAAGDLSVDAAEAEAVGYVTGEAGRFDAARTDRVGVPEGILAAGKTPEEVAELVSLAVETTGHALVTRSDERTVDAVRSRVDEAFPEATVTADDRARTVVVHGSAYEPPSLDARVGVVTAGTSDAMPAGEAAVVLRESGVSVTRIDDVGVAGLARLVDQLETLRAQDALVVAAGREGALPTVLAGLVDVPLIGVPVSTGYGYGGEGEAALAGMLQSCAPIAVVNIDAGFAAGVQATLVARGIDAARTGEGS
- a CDS encoding DUF7563 family protein, encoding MAKCDHCKAHVSERFARVFADEYDRILACPSCSANAGIAEASRDRARDP